A region of the Gemmatimonadaceae bacterium genome:
CAACCCCAGGTAGCTCCCGGTGCTGCACCCATGCGGCAACCATGCCCGCGGTGATGGCCGCTGCGAAAATGCTGGCAAGCTGCCCGCCGCTTATCGTCGCCGACCCAAGCCCCAGCAGCCAAGGAATATTGATCATTATGGCAAAAACGGCGTTGAGCCCAAGGCTCTGCCGGATCGATGGCCGGAAATAACCGCCATAACAACCGCAATCGGTCACCTTGCCGGATCGGACTCCCCACCAGCTAAGTGCAGACAATCCGAACGGCAGCGCCAGCGAGCTCGGCCAGACAATCGAAGTGACAGCGGCCGCCAGAAGGGCAACTCCCAAGCCGGCCTCGACCGCTGCAGTCACGGTGACGGCCAGAGGCAGAAACCTTTCCGGTAGCAACCCGGGTGACGCAAAGTGGCGGGAAAATCCGTACGGTGCTACCGCTTTGATGGATCCGGCGGCGAGGAAAGTTGCACCGCAATGCGGAGCTGTCGGACTCGCAGCAAAAAGGCTTCCTTGCGGGAAGCCTTTTCCACTCATCACCAGCGTAACGCTAATGTTCGACTTCTAAATTGGGTTTACCCGCACACCCTGCCTTGGCCTGGAGTGCCGCTTAGGCAACGCAACCCATTTGGCAGTCGGCGCCCGTCTGACATGGGCTCCCCCCAGCCCCGGGAGATCCCTGCCCGTAGGCAGAAGTAGCGGAGAGCGTAGCCACGGCAGGAATAAGGAGCGCGGCAGCACCGGTCAACGCAATCTTTCTCACAAGTTCACGTCGGGTAACATCCGGAAGGGCGGGCAGTTTCTGAGTCGTTTCATCGAGCATATCAGCCTTGCGGAGTTCTTCGACGGACAGAGTGTACAGCCCTTCGTCCTTGGCTACGGCAATCGTGCGAGCAAGCTCGCCGGTGATCCCATCCGCTGTGCGGCCTCCCTCTTCCAGCAAGTCAAGGACGCACGCAGTGGTCGTATCGAGAAGGGTGCACCCGATCACCATTCGTATCGTAAATAAGCACCTGGCCACCCAGCTTGTGTTTCAGAAGTCCAGCGCGCACACTTGGAACAACGGACATAAACGGCTTCCCTCGGGGTTTAGAAGACGACTGCATTAGTGGAATGGCAACAAAGATAGTGCTGAAAGAGCGAAACGGAATTTCGGAGATTGCCAGTGTTCGACGCAGCGACCAGCTGCGGCCCAGACAGCGGCGTCATCCGCGCGTCACGATTCGATCGAGCACGACTGGACCAGCCCAGCACTGAGACCACGTTGGAGCCCGCACAGAGGACTATCCGGGGCCAAATGGTTACGTCGGGTCGGTCGTGGCCATCGAAAGGCCATCCAGAAGTCGCACCCCTTCTGCGGCGTCGTACGGCCGCGGTAGTGCTTCCAGGGACAGGATTCACAAATGGAGTGCTGGAAAAGTAAACCCTGGACTCTGTTTGGATGAGCAAGGAGCCTAAGTTCGATGGGGGCTTGCGCCGTTACCGTTAGATTCTCAACCGATGCTTGACTTCCATAACCATCTCATGCCTGCCGTCGACGATGGCGCCGGCGACATTTCCGAGTCCCGCACGGGCTTGCAAACATTGCAAAGTCAGGGAGTTCGGGAGATCATCACGACTCCACACCTTCGCGGGTCTCTTACGCTTCGCCCGGGGGACCTTGCAGGGTTTCTTGGCATTCTCGACGAAGCGTGGGAATCACTCACCACTCTCGCGGCTGAAGAGTTTCCCGATCTGCGCGTTGAGCGGGGCGTCGAGCTCATGCTCGACGTGCCGAACCCCAAACTCGATGACGCTCGACTTCGGCTTGCCGGAACTTCCTATGTACTTGTGGAGTTTCCTGCTTTTAACGTGCCCCCTCACAGCACGCTCGCACTACGGGAGCTGCGGCAGAGCGGCTGCACGCCGATCATCGCTCATCCCGAGCGGTACTCCAATATGCCGGACAGCTACGACCTAGTGGCGGACTGGCGCGATGCGGGTGCGTTTATCCAGGTGAACTCGGGCTCGATCCTGGGCTATTATGGCCCGACGGCGAAGCGGCTCGCGTGGACACTGCTCGAAGCCGGTTATGTGGATTACCTCTCGAGCGACTACCACTCCCGGGGCAAGTGCGCGGTGGCGGAATGTGCCATGGTGATGAAGAGCAAGGGCGGCGTCGCACTCCACCGTTCAC
Encoded here:
- a CDS encoding MauE/DoxX family redox-associated membrane protein; its protein translation is MSGKGFPQGSLFAASPTAPHCGATFLAAGSIKAVAPYGFSRHFASPGLLPERFLPLAVTVTAAVEAGLGVALLAAAVTSIVWPSSLALPFGLSALSWWGVRSGKVTDCGCYGGYFRPSIRQSLGLNAVFAIMINIPWLLGLGSATISGGQLASIFAAAITAGMVAAWVQHRELPGV
- a CDS encoding CpsB/CapC family capsule biosynthesis tyrosine phosphatase, whose translation is MLDFHNHLMPAVDDGAGDISESRTGLQTLQSQGVREIITTPHLRGSLTLRPGDLAGFLGILDEAWESLTTLAAEEFPDLRVERGVELMLDVPNPKLDDARLRLAGTSYVLVEFPAFNVPPHSTLALRELRQSGCTPIIAHPERYSNMPDSYDLVADWRDAGAFIQVNSGSILGYYGPTAKRLAWTLLEAGYVDYLSSDYHSRGKCAVAECAMVMKSKGGVALHRSLTDTNPRRLLRDEGPLPVPSFESGASPFWSRVLPWR